In Mercurialis annua linkage group LG5, ddMerAnnu1.2, whole genome shotgun sequence, a single genomic region encodes these proteins:
- the LOC130014694 gene encoding BURP domain protein USPL1-like gives MSIHFPWRTIFCVLLVSLLAKGSDGRKIYDGFQESSSRDNHLALIKNSNDHSSMHMDPSSNVFFTINDLKIGKTIPIYFPSKDPSNSPHLLSRKEANSIPLSFSKLSYLLQLFSFTKESKQAKGMEYTLKQCEAKSIQGETKTCATSLESMLDFVQTSFGLNTKFKVLTTNYLKTPVGKLQNYTILEEPREVKGTKFIGCHVMPFPFVVYYCHTREGGNRVFEMLLGDENGGDNRVEAAGMCHMDTSQWDKDHIAFHLLKIRPGSGPVCHFFQADSLVWVPV, from the exons ATGAGCATCCATTTTCCTTGGAGAACTATATTTTGTGTTCTTCTTGTTTCACTG CTTGCCAAAGGCAGTGATGGCAGGAAGATTTATGATGGTTTTCAAGAAAGTTCATCAAGAGATAATCATTTAGCACTAATCAAGAATTCAAATGATCATTCATCTATGCATATGGACCCTTCATCTAATGTTTTTTTCACTATAAATGatctaaaaattggaaaaacaatcCCAATTTATTTTCCAAGCAAAGATCCTTCAAATTCTCCTCATTTACTCTCAAGAAAGGAAGCCAATTCAATCCCTCTTTCTTTCTCAAAACTCTCTTACCTCCTTCAACTTTTTTCCTTTACAAAAGAATCCAAACAAGCCAAAGGCATGGAGTACACTTTAAAACAATGTGAAGCTAAGTCCATTCAAGGAGAGACCAAAACTTGTGCTACTTCTTTAGAATCCATGCTTGATTTTGTACAAACAAGCTTTGGATTGAACACCAAATTCAAAGTTTTAACTACTAATTATCTCAAAACCCCAGTtggaaaattacaaaattatacaattttGGAAGAGCCTAGAGAGGTTAAGGGTACCAAATTCATAGGCTGTCATGTAATGCCTTTTCCATTTGTGGTGTATTATTGCCACACTAGAGAGGGTGGGAATAGGGTTTTTGAGATGTTATTAGGTGATGAAAATGGTGGGGATAATAGAGTTGAAGCTGCAGGAATGTGTCATATGGATACTTCTCAATGGGACAAGGATCATATTGCATTTCATTTGCTTAAAATTAGGCCTGGATCTGGTCCTGTTTGCCATTTCTTTCAAGCTGATAGCTTGGTTTGGGTGCCTGTGTGA
- the LOC126683428 gene encoding BURP domain protein USPL1-like: MLQKKPEMSIHFPSWRIIFCVLLVSLFAKGSDGRKIYDGFQESSSRDNHIALIKNSNDHSSMHMDPSSNVFFTINDLKIGKTIPIYFPSKDPSNSPHLLSRKEANSIPFSFSKLSYLLQLFSFTKESKQAKGMEYTLKQCEAKSIQGETKTCATSLESMLDFVQTSFGLNTKFKVLTTNYLKTPVGKLQNYTILEEPREVKGKKFIGCHVMPFPFVVYYCHTREGGNMVFEMLLGDENGGDHRVEAAGMCHMDTSQWDKDHVAFHLLKIRPGSAPVCHFFQADSLVWVPV, encoded by the exons ATGCTTCAAAAAAAACCAGAGATGAGCATCCATTTTCCTTCTTGGAGAATTATATTTTGTGTTCTTCTTGTTTCACTG ttTGCCAAAGGCAGTGATGGCAGGAAGATTTATGATGGTTTTCAAGAAAGTTCATCAAGAGATAATCATATAGCACTAATCAAGAATTCAAATGATCATTCATCTATGCATATGGACCCTTCATCTAATGTTTTTTTCACTATAAATGatctaaaaattggaaaaacaatcCCAATTTATTTTCCAAGCAAAGATCCTTCAAATTCTCCTCATTTACTCTCAAGAAAAGAAGCCAATTCAATCCCTTTTTCTTTCTCAAAACTCTCTTACCTCCTTCAACTTTTTTCCTTTACAAAAGAATCCAAACAAGCCAAAGGCATGGAGTACACTTTAAAACAATGTGAAGCTAAGTCCATTCAAGGAGAGACCAAAACTTGTGCTACTTCTTTAGAATCCATGCTTGATTTTGTACAAACAAGCTTTGGATTGAACACCAAATTCAAAGTTTTAACTACTAATTATCTCAAAACCCCAGTTGggaaattacaaaattatacaattttGGAAGAGCCTAGAGAGGTTAAGGGTAAAAAATTCATTGGCTGTCATGTAATGCCTTTTCCATTTGTGGTGTATTATTGCCACACTAGAGAGGGTGGGAATATGGTTTTTGAGATGTTATTAGGTGATGAAAATGGTGGGGATCATAGAGTTGAAGCTGCAGGAATGTGTCATATGGATACTTCTCAATGGGACAAGGATCATGTTGCATTTCATTTGCTTAAAATTAGGCCTGGATCTGCTCCTGTTTGTCATTTCTTTCAAGCTGATAGCTTAGTTTGGGTGCCTGTGTGA